The following proteins are encoded in a genomic region of Hippocampus zosterae strain Florida chromosome 2, ASM2543408v3, whole genome shotgun sequence:
- the LOC127596599 gene encoding epithelial membrane protein 3-like: MAFLLMGVTLLHLITLAMLFISTMEKSWWVWDGMENSDLWYNCRYDNFSGTWLCASSKESEWLHAVQVLMVLSVVFSSVSFLIFLGQLFTMSKGGLFYFTGLCQVFAGLTALSAVLIYTLHNKEILQDSREVTSGHFGYCFILAWVCVPLLLCSGIIYVHLRKKE, encoded by the exons atggccttcCTACTCATGGGTGTGACTCTGCTGCATCTCATCACCTTGGCCATGCTGTTCATCTCTACCATGGAGAAG TCCTGGTGGGTGTGGGACGGGATGGAGAATTCAGACCTGTGGTACAACTGTAGGTATGACAACTTTTCAGGAACTTGGTTGTGCGCATCCTCCAAAGAAAGTG AGTGGCTTCACGCAGTTCAGGTTTTGATGGTGCTCTCAGTGGTCTTCTCCTCAGTTTCCTTCCTGATCTTCCTGGGTCAACTTTTCACAATGTCCAAAGGCGGACTTTTTTACTTTACTGGACTGTGTCAAGTGTTTGCAG GACTGACAGCCTTGTCTGCTGTACTAATCTACACATTACACAACAAGGAAATCCTTCAAGACAGCAGAGAAGTGACTTCAGGACACTTTGGCTACTGCTTCATCCTAGCCTGGGTGTGTGTGCCTCTCCTGCTGTGCAGTGGCATCATTTATGTCCACTTGCGCAAGAAAGAGTGA
- the zmynd12 gene encoding zinc finger MYND domain-containing protein 12, whose translation MESKVQDVQPSTEIIPLALPKGTEKVCELCQKRAYLQCARCRVTYYCDAEHQQSDWIGIHKRICQLLIPIRTPSLFSMQRAGRIENLLKTKELIEICRLVAESKLSEGKHEEAVPAAQACLRCSVDVYGPNTVQLVPAYLLLADANMGMGNLALVAELMSQAEWAVLKSPECGYAVHHRLHRSMGCLHTATGHFEAALFHFANDIYFASEEYGLDSTVTCGGYYLMADVFVKQGEPTIVHSLYKEVAETWHSHLAKLLQSHIQNLQKNPDTMEPAFDKGQQVEVGKILRSILEFEQDESRKEPSQVALVAHSLAMLSYLGGDVTRALGFGQMALEASQLIPNHDLTEPIRALLQLLSKESQLTSA comes from the exons ATGGAGTCCAAAGTGCAAGACGTCCAACCGTCGACCGAGATCATCCCCCTCGCCTTGCCCAAAGGAACCGAAAAGGTGTGCGAACTGTGTCAGAAACGAGCATACTTGCAGTGCGCCAGGTGTCGAGTCACCTACTACTG CGATGCGGAGCACCAGCAATCTGACTGGATAGGCATCCACAAGAGGATTTGCCAGTTGCTCATCCCCATTCGCACCCCTTCATTATTTAGTATGCAACGTGCCGGCCGCATTGAAAATCTACTCAAAACG AAAGAGCTGATTGAGATTTGCAGGTTGGTGGCGGAGAGCAAGCTCTCAGAGGGGAAGCATGAAGAGGCCGTGCCAGCCGCCCAGGCCTGCCTTCGCTGCTCCGTCGACGTGTACGGACCCAACACGGTCCAGCTGGTGCCAGCTTACCTGCTGCTGGCCGATGCCAACATGG GCATGGGTAATCTGGCCCTGGTGGCGGAGCTGATGTCCCAAGCGGAGTGGGCAGTGTTGAAGAGTCCCGAATGTGGTTATGCGGTCCACCACCGGCTACACAGAAGCATGGGCTGTCTCCATACAGCCACGGGTCACTTTGAGGCGGCGCTTTTTCACTTTGCAAACGAC ATATATTTTGCGAGTGAGGAGTATGGTCTGGATAGCACTGTGACGTGTGGGGGTTACTACCTCATGGCCGATGTGTTTGTCAAACAGGGAGAGCCCACTATTGTTCATTCCTTGTACAAAGAG GTGGCAGAGACCTGGCACTCTCACCTGGCCAAACTCCTGCAGAGCCACATCCAAAATTTACAAAAGAATCCTGATACAATGGAGCCCGCCTTTG ATAAAGGTCAGCAAGTGGAAGTGGGCAAGATACTCAGGTCCATTTTAGAGTTTGAGCAGGACGAAAGCCGAAAGGAACCGTCTCAGGTGGCTTTGGTGGCCCATTCACTAGCCATGCTCTCCTACCTGGGTGGTGATGTTACCAGG gcTCTGGGATTTGGACAAATGGCGCTGGAAGCGAGCCAGCTGATACCAAACCATGACCTGACAGAGCCCATCCGGgctctgctgcagctgctgagtAAAGAGTCCCAGCTGACTTCTGCCTAG